TCTAAAGGATTTTCTCCCTCTTGCCATTTGCTAAAAGCGTTAAAAACGAGCATGCATAGTGCAAAAATTCCACCAGCTAACCAGCCCTTTTTGCGAGCTTTCTGTCGTGTCTGTTCGACTTTATTTTTAGGGACTTCCAATGATGTTTGCAAATCACGATTGGTCAACATAACAAGAAGAATAATAGGAATAACAAAAATGAGGACGAAGAGATTAATATAGAGAAAAGTGGCGGTTGCTATCGTTTGGTTGATGAGTAAAATAATAGTAGAAAAGAATAACTCAAAGAAAAAGAGACCAATAAACAGTTTATTGCCGATACGGTTAACCTCTTCTTCGCGATATTCGTCTAATTCACCATTAATTCCGTAGAAACGTTTAATAAATTTTAACCAAAGCGATGTTTTTTTGTTTTCATAATGATTCTCCTTTAAAATTACCAAAATTATAGATGTCTATTCTCCCCAAAAAGTGTGTTTAAATCAGTTTGCAGTACCTCCGCTAGTTTGATACAAAGGTCAAGCGACGGATTATATTTATCGTTTTCGATGAGGTTAACCGTTTGGCGGGCAACACCTATTTGTTTTTTAGCAAAAATTTTTTGATACTTTCCTTAAGTGTACGGACGGCAGCGACTTCCGTCGGAATTCCATGCCTAAGTTTTGAGCCGAGAGTCTCAAAACTTCCGAGTGGCTGTTCTTTTATTATTCAGCCACTTTTACTACAGCGGAAAGTATCGTTTTGTTTGCTCGCTTCGCTCGCAAATAATCCATTGATAAAATGCTATTAAGTTTTTCAAGAGAAAAGTTTGTTTGTATGCGTTCTGATTATATATTGATTATATGTGACATATCAAATATAAATGACAAATGTGGTGGCATTTTGGGGGAGATGATTTTTTATTTTTATTCAAAATTTGCTTGACAAAATGTATAATTATGCTAAAATTAGGTATATTATTCAAAAAAAGGATGGACGATTGTATGGCTATTAATGATTCATTTTTGAAAGAGATTGATTTTACTAAGGAAGAACTGGTTGAACTGATTGATTTAGGATTGAAATTTAAAGAGTTGAAAAAGAAAAGAATTCCTCATAAATATTTAGAGGGGTTGAACATTGCTCTTATTTTTGAAAAGACAAGTACACGAACACGTTCAGCTTTCACGGTGGCTGGGCAAGATTTGGGCATGAACGTGACTTATCTTGGTAGTAGCGAGATTCAACTTGGTAAAAAGGAATCAGTCATTGATACGGCAAAAGTTCTTGGTTCGATGTTTGACGGGATTGAGTACCGTGGTTTCAAACAAGAAGATGTTGAAGCCTTGGCTGAGTATTCTGGTGTGCCAGTCTGGAATGGTTTGACAGATACTTGGCATCCAACACAAATGATTGCTGATTTCATGACCTTAAAAGAAGTTTTTGGAAAATTAGAAGGCTTGACGATTGCTTATGTCGGTGATGGGCGTAATAATATGGCAAATTCTTTGCTTGTGACTTCGGCAATTCTTGGTGTCAATGTTAAAATTATTGCGCCAGCTAGCTTGCAACCTGAAGCTGAAATTATTGAAATTGCTCAAAAATACAACAATGGTGCTGAATTAACCATTACAGATGACCTTGCTGTGGTTAAAGGTGTTGATATGCTTTACACTGATGTTTGGGTATCAATGGGAGAAGAAGTTGATTTCAAAGAACGTATTGACCTCTTATTGCCTTACCAAATCAATGCAGAACTACTAGCAAAAACTGGAAATCTTGATGTGATTGTCATGCATTGCTTACCAGCTTTCCATGACCTTAATACCGAAATTGGTCAAGAAATTTATGACAAATATGGTCTTGCAGAACTTGAAATTACCGATGAGATTTTTCAAAAATACAGTTCAATAATTTTTCAAGAAGCTGAAAACCGTATGCATTCTATCAAAGCGATTATGTACAATTC
This sequence is a window from Streptococcus macedonicus ACA-DC 198. Protein-coding genes within it:
- the argF gene encoding Ornithine carbamoyltransferase yields the protein MAINDSFLKEIDFTKEELVELIDLGLKFKELKKKRIPHKYLEGLNIALIFEKTSTRTRSAFTVAGQDLGMNVTYLGSSEIQLGKKESVIDTAKVLGSMFDGIEYRGFKQEDVEALAEYSGVPVWNGLTDTWHPTQMIADFMTLKEVFGKLEGLTIAYVGDGRNNMANSLLVTSAILGVNVKIIAPASLQPEAEIIEIAQKYNNGAELTITDDLAVVKGVDMLYTDVWVSMGEEVDFKERIDLLLPYQINAELLAKTGNLDVIVMHCLPAFHDLNTEIGQEIYDKYGLAELEITDEIFQKYSSIIFQEAENRMHSIKAIMYNSLKAI